The following is a genomic window from Synechococcus sp. JA-2-3B'a(2-13).
CGCAACTGGCGGCGCAGCCGATTCCGCTTTACGGCAGATTTGCTCACCTTTCTGCCGATCACCAGCCCCACTTGGCTAGGGATCCCTTCGCACCCTGCGGGCATCGGCTGAAACAGCAGGGTCAAGCCTGCACCGGAACGACGTTGGCCCCCCTGGTAGAGCGCCTGAAAAGCTCGTCGATCCCGCAATCGATGAGGAGC
Proteins encoded in this region:
- the rnpA gene encoding ribonuclease P protein component; this translates as MLPAPHRLRDRRAFQALYQGGQRRSGAGLTLLFQPMPAGCEGIPSQVGLVIGRKVSKSAVKRNRLRRQLREILRPLCPNLKPGYRLLFISKANLLTYRWPELRAEVHRLLQKADLLVSTDVDSTGADSDAKPS